The proteins below are encoded in one region of Sedimentibacter sp. zth1:
- the istB gene encoding IS21-like element helper ATPase IstB, which translates to MLNNEAIKDICKQLKIAYIDDLIETSTTKQKEYIYEVLNAEIEGRKRAKLSKLLKTSNIPQIKTFEGYKFDEIIFPSTCNKERLISLEWIKNKENIVLMGNVGTGKTHMATALSIEACRKGLNVQFFRVSELVETLVYKYNQGNIRQFRNRLKKNELLILDEVGYVPFDKIGSELLFNVISECYEKQSIIVTTNLEFGQWSSVFGDTKLTAALIDRLVHHASIVSFPGESNRLAQALTNQK; encoded by the coding sequence GTGTTGAATAATGAAGCAATAAAGGATATATGTAAACAGTTAAAAATAGCATATATAGATGATTTAATTGAAACTAGTACAACTAAGCAAAAAGAATATATTTATGAGGTTTTAAATGCTGAAATAGAAGGCAGAAAAAGAGCTAAACTTAGCAAATTATTAAAAACATCAAATATTCCTCAAATTAAAACATTTGAAGGATATAAATTTGACGAAATAATCTTTCCATCAACATGTAACAAAGAAAGATTAATATCATTAGAATGGATAAAAAATAAGGAAAACATAGTTTTAATGGGTAACGTAGGAACTGGTAAAACACATATGGCTACGGCCTTATCAATAGAGGCTTGCAGGAAAGGACTAAATGTACAATTTTTTAGGGTTTCTGAACTCGTTGAAACTTTAGTATATAAATATAATCAGGGTAACATACGTCAATTTAGAAACAGATTGAAGAAAAATGAATTGTTAATTTTAGATGAAGTTGGGTATGTACCATTTGATAAAATAGGATCAGAATTATTGTTTAATGTAATATCAGAATGTTATGAAAAGCAAAGTATAATTGTAACTACAAACCTTGAGTTTGGTCAATGGTCATCGGTTTTTGGAGATACAAAACTTACTGCTGCCTTGATTGATAGACTTGTGCATCATGCGAGCATTGTTTCTTTCCCAGGTGAAAGCAACAGGCTTGCACAAGCACTAACTAATCAAAAATAA
- the istA gene encoding IS21 family transposase, with product MLKVPQQDYIKYLREFEDLNINQIKEKLNINWRTAKKYADKDNWNEPIKKRTKKSPVMEPYKEIVDTWLNEDKLVPKKQRHTAKAIYNRLCNEHGFKGGYRTVCAYVEKTKALMKIESSPSYERLEHEPGEAQVDFYTMQVSKEANFVDVKVLVLSYPYSNNAFVQPVPSENQECFLEGLKKLFKKSGGVPQSIWFDNLSAAVVKIQKGDERILTDSFLRFKSHYGFKSIFCNAAAGNEKGNVENKCGYVRRNFCVPIPIFKSFETLENELDKRTKKDMQRVHYAKDQKIHELWEEDKKNLKKLPDTEYEIYRLESKTVNKYGEIKVDNTDIKIFGVNIGTSLPVKVTWDKIDILDTKYNMITSIPRPYTDKIHEVPWIEVFKGYSKKPRSVIHSQFTKMLPKELKEYISIENLDVRKERISACINWLNVYNIKDISVCIGQYNHNNSISTITAALYDNSEHSGIYKSDINENYTPKDIKESSINLCKYNKLSHGGVSVE from the coding sequence ATGTTAAAAGTGCCTCAACAAGATTATATCAAATATTTAAGAGAATTTGAAGACCTAAATATTAACCAAATTAAAGAAAAGCTAAATATTAATTGGAGAACAGCAAAAAAATATGCTGATAAAGATAATTGGAATGAGCCAATAAAAAAGAGAACAAAAAAATCACCAGTAATGGAACCATACAAAGAAATAGTTGATACATGGTTAAATGAAGATAAATTAGTACCTAAAAAGCAAAGGCATACAGCGAAAGCAATATATAATAGATTATGTAATGAACATGGATTTAAAGGTGGATATAGAACAGTATGTGCCTATGTAGAAAAAACTAAAGCATTAATGAAAATTGAAAGTTCACCGTCATATGAAAGGCTTGAACATGAACCAGGAGAAGCACAGGTTGATTTTTACACAATGCAAGTTAGTAAGGAAGCAAATTTTGTCGATGTAAAAGTATTGGTATTAAGCTATCCATATAGCAATAATGCTTTTGTACAACCAGTTCCATCAGAAAACCAAGAGTGTTTTTTAGAAGGATTAAAAAAGCTATTTAAGAAATCAGGTGGTGTGCCTCAGTCAATATGGTTTGATAATTTATCAGCAGCAGTAGTAAAAATACAAAAAGGTGATGAAAGAATATTAACCGATAGCTTTTTAAGATTTAAAAGTCATTATGGCTTTAAATCAATATTTTGCAATGCAGCAGCTGGAAATGAAAAAGGAAATGTAGAGAATAAATGTGGATATGTAAGACGAAATTTTTGTGTTCCAATACCAATATTTAAAAGCTTTGAAACATTGGAAAATGAACTTGATAAGAGAACTAAAAAAGATATGCAACGTGTACATTACGCAAAAGATCAAAAGATACATGAATTATGGGAAGAAGATAAAAAGAATTTAAAAAAGTTACCAGATACAGAATATGAAATATATAGATTAGAAAGTAAAACTGTTAATAAATACGGTGAAATCAAGGTAGATAATACAGATATAAAGATATTTGGAGTCAATATAGGTACAAGCCTTCCTGTAAAGGTTACATGGGACAAAATAGATATATTAGACACAAAATATAACATGATTACATCAATACCAAGACCATATACAGATAAAATCCATGAGGTTCCATGGATAGAAGTATTTAAAGGATATAGTAAAAAGCCAAGAAGTGTAATACATTCACAATTTACAAAGATGTTACCAAAAGAACTAAAAGAATATATAAGCATAGAAAATTTAGATGTTCGAAAAGAAAGAATATCAGCCTGTATTAATTGGTTAAATGTATACAATATCAAGGACATATCAGTATGTATAGGACAATATAATCATAACAATAGTATTTCAACGATAACCGCTGCTTTATACGATAATTCTGAACATAGTGGAATTTACAAAAGTGATATAAATGAAAATTACACTCCAAAGGATATAAAAGAATCATCAATAAATTTATGCAAATATAATAAATTATCACATGGAGGTGTAAGTGTTGAATAA